Genomic window (Arachis hypogaea cultivar Tifrunner chromosome 13, arahy.Tifrunner.gnm2.J5K5, whole genome shotgun sequence):
ACAAAGAGGTTGATATGGttgcataaataaataactgGCACCACCACAACACAAAATGCCTATACTCATGCGTCTGTTTCTTGATTTGTGACGTACTATATATGTATTCTCTACTATATGGTTTCTGGGGTCTACCACTCTCATTCGTATATAAATCTATCACCCACCTTTCTTATCCTCCAATTCTAATTAATTCGCGCACAGTCTCACATATATTATGCCTTAAATGGATGTTCACTAATTACATGCACATATACATATCACTATCATATTTTAATTTGCCATTTATAGCTTCAAGATATGTGGTAGTTAAACGGTTGTTGCTCACATGCTATGCTTTTACATTTCGCACAATATTGGGAATGGAAACTCTTAGTTTTATATTGTAAACGCTTATGAATTTCTAAAAGAATATGCAGTGTATCCATATTAAATATGACTATATAAACGTGCATCGCAAGTTTATGTAAAACCCCTTACATTGATATCCAAAAATAAACATGAGTTAACCTAGAAACAGATTTCTATGCCACTTAGACAACTAGATGGCCAATAGAATATGGCGCCAAGCCTGAAGATAATTACTTAGGAGTAATACAGAAGTAAGGTGATTGAAGCAAATGTCTCGATCTGAGtattgtataaaatataaatcataAGCACCCTATGTTTTTATTTggcaatatcatccacataaaaaattattttaaaagaatctAGCGATAATTACCAGAGACTTAAGAACTCAAACTAATTGCTGCTGATGTTAGTTATATGCATTCTCACTTTGGGAATCCCATCACTATTTTTGTCTCTATCTTGCTGTTGAAATTAAACTTTACACGACTTTACATTAAAATTTATTgggtaaatatatttattttaaaaaaattaaaaagcttgGAGAATTAGAAAATAatgtaaaatactaaaataaattttgtcttggttgcaaaataatcaaactcagcttttgactattgtattactATCTATGGTTCATAATCAAAGGGGAATAGCAAATTTTGGCCTTATTTAGTTGCTCTTCAGTTTTTACCAATCCAATGATCTTAGGATTGCTGAGACCTAGCTCAATTAGTAAAATCATATGCCTCTTAATAAAATCTAGAATTGGGAGTTATCTAAtccatctaattaaaaaaaaaaatcttagggTTCAGGATAtgtggtgtatatatatatatatagttttggaCAAAAAACAATATAGGCACTTTCCCTTTTTGGTTTTGGGAGCaatctttttccctttttttaatcCGGGGTTTTTGAGCAATCTAAAACCGACTAAACAGTAATTGGGCTTCACAAGTACCAGCCCATGTATCAAAGGCCCTTTGAAAAACTTCTAGGAATTATGATGCATGGACACTGACACGGAcacacgaattttaaaatcttataatgtcatattttaattatatcaagtatttaaaatattttttattttaataaataataatatatactatatctaaatttatttcaagaatatatgttaagaataatatTAGACAAACTGACACATAATGGTATTTAGATATGTCAAAGCGTATCCGGagaaattttttttgctttttattaaAACACGGTTGGACATAGCAGACATGCGTGTCCGACGCGTATCGGTGAGTGTCatgtccgaaatgtgtccgatACGCGGACACGACAACTCAGCGAAATGTCCGTGCTTCATAGGTAGGAACTCATTCCTTACTCCCTGAAAAAAGTATTGCCACTGGAATTTATTTACAAGGGTGTGTGTggttcaaatattattttattacgcAGATtccattttcatataaaaatcaaatatACCCAGGAAAAGGTGAAAATTGAAATAATGGTATTTTGATTCTTTAGAATCAAACTTGTTTGGATATTGCTTTTCAAACTTTAAACCAAACATGAAAATATGACATTCACATCTTAAAATTCCTAAGAATTATTTATAATTCTTCCAACTACACACACCCTAAAGCAACAAATCCAGAAATCCACTCTCATTTTCTAAGCAATAATGGAAGGTCAAGTCCATGCATGGAGCAGAAACAGACATGGGAGTTGTTCAAATGATCTTTGGCGGCTAAAGAAAAGAACATGATAACTTATGCAACTGAATAACTGATACAATTGTACAGATATTTTATTGCAGCTCTCAAAGAAAAGACATTGATCAGAGCATGCTAGCATATCAAGCAAATAAGCTATTCACATTTTACATATGAGCAAATCTGCAGACATACCATTAATTGTTTAAATGCAATTCTTCAGCTGATCTCCAGCTCCTTGAAAGAAACAATAAGAAAGAGCGAAATCAGCAACGAAGATCCCAACCAGAGAAATAACTACAGCTGAAGTTGTTGATTCTCCAACACCTTTAGCGCCTCCTAAAGTCGTGACTCCCCATGCGCAGCTCACTATAGATATGATAGAGCCGAAAACCTGAGACTTGATCATTGCACTAATAATATCCCATGGTCTAAGAGCTCGCTGAGCCGAATCCAAAATTATGTTAATGCTCACACCATAAACACTATCAGCAAGGAGGGCACTAGATGCCATCCCTATTGTAAAACACAATAAAGTCAAGAAGGGTAGGGCAACACAAGTGGCTATCACTCTTGGTGTTACAAGATAATCAACAGGGTCTGAACCAAGAACTCTCAATGTATCAGTTTGCTCAGAAACCTGCATTGTTCCTAACTCTGCTGCAAATGCACTTCCAATGCGTCCAGCAACCACAATTGATGTAACCACAGGACTTAGCTCCCTTGAGAAAGCCAGAGCCAAAACTCCACCCACAGATCTATTCAATCCTAACCTAGTGAACTCTCTAACAAATTGAATTGTGAAGGCCATGCCGACAAATGCCGCAGTTAAGAGACATACCCCAACTGATCTTGGACCAACTCTCTCCAATTGTTGAAGAGTATTCCTCCAATGAACCTTTCCCTTTAAAGTCTTCATTATTACCTGTCCTGCCAAGATTAAAACTGACAAGCCCCTCCACAGGTACCTTGGAGGTGACCAATTGCTGAGAAACGTTGGGGACGTGCCACTAGGAGCATGGTTTGTGTTCATTCCATCATCCACAGTAGAAGCAGAAGGGTGGCCATCATTTGTGTTCGGAAGCACATACAATCTGCTTGGTTTTCTATTAATGGGAAAGTTATGCATATGAGGTCCCAAATTTCGTTCAAACTTCCGATCAAGCTGAGAGGGATGCAGTGCATGTAATTTCACCAAACTTGTCTGTGCATTTATTCTTAAGTTTCTGTTATACAATTTTATACCATTTTAGAATCAATCTAACATAATTTGCACAAAGCACTAAGCAGACACTGTTTCAAGCTGCATAAAACCAGGGACCAGGGAATAAGAGTAAGTTCGAACCTGTGAGAGAAACAGAATACAGAACCGTAAGTTGCTGCTTGCATGGTGATATCCTTGAGTTACAAACACCGTTTGAATCTGAGGTTAATCCAATCATACATCAGAGAAACAAATGCAGCCCCAATGATAGTGTGAAAGCTCTAAGATCTGTATCACACAGTTTAAGATCTTGATGAGAACTTATAATAAGATTGAATGGACAATAATAATGCATCAGCAAGATTGTAAATCTGTCTGCCATCAGGAGGATGGATTATAGCAGCTTGAAGATATTTCCTATTTCCAATATGTAGAGAGACTTGAGAGCCgagatttaattaataaaacatcTTTTCCATCTTAAACAGTGGAGCATAGATTGAACATATGAAGAACAAAACTGGCGCCTATGTAGACTTTAGTTTATTTGCGAGAACCAAACTGGTCAAGTGACAAGTTCAATGGTTCAATGGTCCAACCAAGGTCGAACCATAATTGAACCGGTTTAATCAAATATAcaataaaatcattaaaaattcaatatacaatttcaaatattcaaattcaatgTTTTCTAAACTAATGAAATTCAAAGTTTTACCATTTTACATAATAACTTGGTCatatttatcattaaaaattcacaaaataaaaaatttcttattaACTTCTAAGTTCTAATCAAGTAATTGGCAACAATACTCATCACATCAgcaacaaaaatttagaataaaaagaaTTCAACAATAACTACTAATAATCAAGTATCACTCGGCAACAATGGAAAAAACAAAGTTACACAAGAACTCAAACCATCAGCAACAAAGAATTCAGAATCAcaaaaaatttcaacaaagacTTCTAGTTGTAGAAGATCAAGCTCAATTGCTTGACAATCAAGATAAGCACTCCAAGATAATCAGAGCAGAATGGTGATGagcagaagaaagaagagaggaattCTTGTGAtctaagaaacaaagaaatgaattcaaagacTTAAAATTGAGAACAGAATTATTGAGAATCAATACACACGAATCATATTAGTTTGAACTAAAAACTGAATCACACTTCCAAATACAAAGTCTGCACTATATATATGGAAGCTATTGACCTGAAACAGAATAACTAACTAATCAAGAATCTAACTACTCTTCTTTCACTCTTTCTTGAACCGAATCTTATTCTATTACATTTGTATCCTCAATACTAATTAAGTATTCAACAAAAACTCAGAATCCAAAAACTTCTCAGCATCCAAAGCCAGAGAATCCAAAAACAGAAAAACTAAGCAAAGAATCCAAAGTAAATTCATAATCACATCAGCAACAATTCCAACTCAGAACacaaaattatttcagaaaatcagcaactcaaaataacaaattatttcGGAAAATTTAACAAAACACCATCAACCATCATCcctcaaaatttaacaaaataagcaaaaattaacaaaagaaaaacagcAACTCagaattaataaaattaacaaaataagcaAACATAAACTGAAGCAGCTGTGCTTACCGGCGGCGAGGAAGGGAAGTGACGGCGAGGGAGGAAGGGAAGTGAGCtcggacagagagagagagagagacagagagag
Coding sequences:
- the LOC112792499 gene encoding protein TRIGALACTOSYLDIACYLGLYCEROL 1, chloroplastic encodes the protein MQAATYGSVFCFSHRNLRINAQTSLVKLHALHPSQLDRKFERNLGPHMHNFPINRKPSRLYVLPNTNDGHPSASTVDDGMNTNHAPSGTSPTFLSNWSPPRYLWRGLSVLILAGQVIMKTLKGKVHWRNTLQQLERVGPRSVGVCLLTAAFVGMAFTIQFVREFTRLGLNRSVGGVLALAFSRELSPVVTSIVVAGRIGSAFAAELGTMQVSEQTDTLRVLGSDPVDYLVTPRVIATCVALPFLTLLCFTIGMASSALLADSVYGVSINIILDSAQRALRPWDIISAMIKSQVFGSIISIVSCAWGVTTLGGAKGVGESTTSAVVISLVGIFVADFALSYCFFQGAGDQLKNCI